From Gopherus evgoodei ecotype Sinaloan lineage chromosome 15, rGopEvg1_v1.p, whole genome shotgun sequence, one genomic window encodes:
- the EXOC7 gene encoding exocyst complex component 7 isoform X9, with the protein MIPPEEASARRREIEDKLKQEEETLSFIRESLEKSDQLTKNMVSILSSFESRLMKLENSIIPVHKQTENLQRLQENVEKTLSCLDHVISYYHVAKDTEKIIKEGPTGRLEEYLGCMARIQKAVEYFQDNNPDSPELNRVKSLFERGKESLESEFRSLMTRHTKPVPPILILDLISGDDEIDTQEDMILEHLPESVLQDTVRISLWLVEYGRNQDFMNVYYQIRSSQLDRSIKGLKEHFRKNSSSTGIPYSPAIQNKRKDTPTKKPIKRPVFIPGTIRKAQNLLKQYSQHGLDGKKGASNLIPMEGRDDMLDIEIDAYIHCVSAFVKLAQSEYQLLTEIIPEHHQKKTFDSLIQESLDNLMIEGDNIVSAARKAIIRHDYSAVLTIFPILRHLKQTKPEFDQVLQGTAASTKNKLPGLITSMETTGAKALEDFADNIKNDPDKEYNMPKDGTVHELTSNAILFLQQLLDFQETAGAMLASQETSSSASSYSSEFSRRLLSTYICKVLGNLQLNLLSKSKVYEDPALSAIFLHNNYNYILKSLEKSELIQLVAVTQKTVERSYRELIEQQIQTYQRSWLKVTEYISERNLPVFQSGVKLKDKERQMIKERFKGFNDGLEELCKIQKAWAIPDMEQRDKIRKAQKNIVKETYSAFLHRYGNVPFTKNPEKYIKYRVDHVGEMIEKLFDTSA; encoded by the exons ATGATCCCTCCGGAGGAGGCCTCCGCCCGCAGGAGGGAGATAGAGGACAAGCTCAAGCAG GAAGAAGAAACACTGTCCTTTATAAGAGAGAGCCTTGAAAAAAGTGACCAGCTCACAAAAAACATG gtttccatcctctcctcctttgaGAGCCGTTTGATGAAGCTGGAGAACTCCATCATCCCTGTGCATAAGCAGACAGAGAATCTACAACGCCTGCAGGAGAATGTTGAGAAGACTCTGTCCTGTCTGGATCATGTCATTAGTTATTACCATGTGGCTAAGGACACAGAGAAGATCATAAAGGAAGG CCCTACGGGGAGACTAGAGGAGTATTTGGGCTGTATGGCCAGAATCCAGAAAGCTGTGGAATATTTCCAGGACAACAATCCTGACAGCCCAGAACTGAACCGGGTG AAATCCCTGTTTGAGAGGGGGAAGGAATCTCTGGAGTCAGAATTCCGCAGTCTGATGACGCGACACACCAAGCCAGTTCCTCCGATCCTCATCCTGGATCTGATCAGCGGGGATGATGAGATTGATACGCAGGAAGATATGATTTTGGAACACCTCCCTGAGAGTGTCTTGCAGGACACTGTTCGTATCTCCCTTTGGCTGGTGGAGTATGGAAGAAACCAAG ACTTCATGAATGTTTACTACCAAATCCGCTCCAGCCAGCTCGACCGCTCCATCAAAGGTCTGAAGGAGCATTTCCGTAAGAACAGCTCCTCCACAGGCATCCCGTACTCCCCTGCCATTCAGAACAAGAGGAAGGACACACCAACCAAAAAGCCCATCAAGAGACCAG TCTTCATTCCAG GCACGATCCGGAAGGCTCAGAACCTTCTGAAACAGTATTCTCAGCATGGTCTAGATGGGAAAAAGGGGGCCTCTAACCTCATTCCTATGGAAG GGAGGGATGACATGTTGGACATCGAGATTGATGCGTACATTCACTGTGTTAGTgcctttgtgaaactggcccagAGTGAGTACCAGCTCCTGACAGAAATCATCCCAGAGCACCACCAGAAGAAGACCTTCGACTCCCTCATTCAG GAGTCTCTGGATAACCTGATGATAGAGGGGGATAACATTGTCTCGGCAGCCCGGAAGGCCATCATTCGGCATGACTATTCAGCTGTGCTCACCATCTTCCCCATCCTCAGACACCTGAAGCAGACAAAGCCAGAGTTCGATCAAGTCTTACAG GGCACTGCAGCCAGCACGAAGAACAAGCTTCCAGGGCTGATCACCTCCATGGAAACCACAGGTGCAAAAGCGCTGGAGGACTTTGCAGACAACATTAAG AATGATCCGGACAAGGAGTATAACATGCCGAAAGATGGGACAGTTCATGAACTCACCAGCAAT GCCATTCTCTTCCTGCAGCAGTTGCTGGATTTCCAGGAGACGGCAGGTGCCATGCTGGCATCCCAAG AGACCAGCAGTTCAGCTAGCAGCTACAGTTCTGAATTTAGCAGACGACTGCTCAGCACCTACATCT GCAAAGTCTTGGGCAACTTGCAACTAAATCTTCTCAGTAAATCCAAGGTTTATGAGGACCCAGCTTTGAGTGCCATCTTCCTGCACAACAACTACAACTACATCCTTAAATCCCTTGAAAA GTCTGAGCTAATCCAGTTGGTGGCCGTGACTCAGAAAACAGTAGAGAGGTCTTACAGGGAGCTCATTGAGCAACAGATCCAGACCTACCAGCGCAG CTGGTTAAAAGTAACAGAATACATCTCGGAGAGAAACTTGCCTGTTTTTCAATCAGGAGTCAAG CTCAAGGATAAAGAGAGGCAGATGATAAAGGAGCGTTTTAAG GGTTTCAATGATGGCCTGGAGGAGCTGTGTAAAATCCAGAAGGCCTGGGCCATCCCTGACATGGAGCAGAGGGACAAAATCCGCAAGGCCCAAAAAAACATTGTGAAAGAGACCTACAGTGCCTTCTTACACAG GTATGGCAATGTGCCCTTCACCAAGAACCCTGAGAAGTACATC
- the EXOC7 gene encoding exocyst complex component 7 isoform X7, protein MAGIFDGEGDIEEVSILSSFESRLMKLENSIIPVHKQTENLQRLQENVEKTLSCLDHVISYYHVAKDTEKIIKEGPTGRLEEYLGCMARIQKAVEYFQDNNPDSPELNRVKSLFERGKESLESEFRSLMTRHTKPVPPILILDLISGDDEIDTQEDMILEHLPESVLQDTVRISLWLVEYGRNQDFMNVYYQIRSSQLDRSIKGLKEHFRKNSSSTGIPYSPAIQNKRKDTPTKKPIKRPVFIPGTIRKAQNLLKQYSQHGLDGKKGASNLIPMEGHEHDLRVKHLSDTLNDKHGPAAGRDDMLDIEIDAYIHCVSAFVKLAQSEYQLLTEIIPEHHQKKTFDSLIQESLDNLMIEGDNIVSAARKAIIRHDYSAVLTIFPILRHLKQTKPEFDQVLQGTAASTKNKLPGLITSMETTGAKALEDFADNIKNDPDKEYNMPKDGTVHELTSNAILFLQQLLDFQETAGAMLASQVLGDTYNIPLDPRETSSSASSYSSEFSRRLLSTYICKVLGNLQLNLLSKSKVYEDPALSAIFLHNNYNYILKSLEKSELIQLVAVTQKTVERSYRELIEQQIQTYQRSWLKVTEYISERNLPVFQSGVKLKDKERQMIKERFKGFNDGLEELCKIQKAWAIPDMEQRDKIRKAQKNIVKETYSAFLHRYGNVPFTKNPEKYIKYRVDHVGEMIEKLFDTSA, encoded by the exons ATGGCAGGAATCTTTGACGGAGAGGGTGATATAGAGGAG gtttccatcctctcctcctttgaGAGCCGTTTGATGAAGCTGGAGAACTCCATCATCCCTGTGCATAAGCAGACAGAGAATCTACAACGCCTGCAGGAGAATGTTGAGAAGACTCTGTCCTGTCTGGATCATGTCATTAGTTATTACCATGTGGCTAAGGACACAGAGAAGATCATAAAGGAAGG CCCTACGGGGAGACTAGAGGAGTATTTGGGCTGTATGGCCAGAATCCAGAAAGCTGTGGAATATTTCCAGGACAACAATCCTGACAGCCCAGAACTGAACCGGGTG AAATCCCTGTTTGAGAGGGGGAAGGAATCTCTGGAGTCAGAATTCCGCAGTCTGATGACGCGACACACCAAGCCAGTTCCTCCGATCCTCATCCTGGATCTGATCAGCGGGGATGATGAGATTGATACGCAGGAAGATATGATTTTGGAACACCTCCCTGAGAGTGTCTTGCAGGACACTGTTCGTATCTCCCTTTGGCTGGTGGAGTATGGAAGAAACCAAG ACTTCATGAATGTTTACTACCAAATCCGCTCCAGCCAGCTCGACCGCTCCATCAAAGGTCTGAAGGAGCATTTCCGTAAGAACAGCTCCTCCACAGGCATCCCGTACTCCCCTGCCATTCAGAACAAGAGGAAGGACACACCAACCAAAAAGCCCATCAAGAGACCAG TCTTCATTCCAG GCACGATCCGGAAGGCTCAGAACCTTCTGAAACAGTATTCTCAGCATGGTCTAGATGGGAAAAAGGGGGCCTCTAACCTCATTCCTATGGAAG GTCATGAGCATGATTTACGAGTTAAACACCTTTCCGATACCCTGAACGACAAGCATGGGCCAGCTGCTG GGAGGGATGACATGTTGGACATCGAGATTGATGCGTACATTCACTGTGTTAGTgcctttgtgaaactggcccagAGTGAGTACCAGCTCCTGACAGAAATCATCCCAGAGCACCACCAGAAGAAGACCTTCGACTCCCTCATTCAG GAGTCTCTGGATAACCTGATGATAGAGGGGGATAACATTGTCTCGGCAGCCCGGAAGGCCATCATTCGGCATGACTATTCAGCTGTGCTCACCATCTTCCCCATCCTCAGACACCTGAAGCAGACAAAGCCAGAGTTCGATCAAGTCTTACAG GGCACTGCAGCCAGCACGAAGAACAAGCTTCCAGGGCTGATCACCTCCATGGAAACCACAGGTGCAAAAGCGCTGGAGGACTTTGCAGACAACATTAAG AATGATCCGGACAAGGAGTATAACATGCCGAAAGATGGGACAGTTCATGAACTCACCAGCAAT GCCATTCTCTTCCTGCAGCAGTTGCTGGATTTCCAGGAGACGGCAGGTGCCATGCTGGCATCCCAAG TTCTTGGGGACACATACAATATTCCTTTAGATCCCAGAG AGACCAGCAGTTCAGCTAGCAGCTACAGTTCTGAATTTAGCAGACGACTGCTCAGCACCTACATCT GCAAAGTCTTGGGCAACTTGCAACTAAATCTTCTCAGTAAATCCAAGGTTTATGAGGACCCAGCTTTGAGTGCCATCTTCCTGCACAACAACTACAACTACATCCTTAAATCCCTTGAAAA GTCTGAGCTAATCCAGTTGGTGGCCGTGACTCAGAAAACAGTAGAGAGGTCTTACAGGGAGCTCATTGAGCAACAGATCCAGACCTACCAGCGCAG CTGGTTAAAAGTAACAGAATACATCTCGGAGAGAAACTTGCCTGTTTTTCAATCAGGAGTCAAG CTCAAGGATAAAGAGAGGCAGATGATAAAGGAGCGTTTTAAG GGTTTCAATGATGGCCTGGAGGAGCTGTGTAAAATCCAGAAGGCCTGGGCCATCCCTGACATGGAGCAGAGGGACAAAATCCGCAAGGCCCAAAAAAACATTGTGAAAGAGACCTACAGTGCCTTCTTACACAG GTATGGCAATGTGCCCTTCACCAAGAACCCTGAGAAGTACATC